A region of Streptomyces sp. R44 DNA encodes the following proteins:
- a CDS encoding lactonase family protein: protein MGGTGTDQGRSGVRAYIGSFTSAGGRGVLAADVDPETGALTVTGASDAVADPSFLALAGPVLHAVSETDAGAVAAFDITGPAPRPLGAPVPVDGAGPTHLALAAGHLLTANYTSGSVTALPLAEDGTARPATTVLPHEGSGPVADRQSGPHAHQVLPDPSGDWVVSVDLGTDSVRICALDPATGRLTLHGETALRPGTGPRHLAFHPAGTHAYVLNELEPTLTVCRWDAAQGLLEPLGETPVVPEGTTGPSYPSEVLVAPDGRFLWAAVRGEDTLAVLALGADGAEARLVATVPCGGTWPRDLTLDPSGRRLYAANERSGDITWFTLDPETGIPSRAGSIDAPAASCVVLG, encoded by the coding sequence GTGGGCGGCACAGGGACGGATCAGGGCCGGAGCGGGGTACGGGCGTACATCGGCTCCTTCACCTCGGCGGGCGGCCGCGGCGTCCTCGCCGCCGACGTGGACCCGGAGACCGGCGCCCTCACCGTCACCGGCGCCAGCGACGCCGTCGCCGACCCCTCCTTCCTCGCGCTCGCCGGACCCGTCCTCCACGCCGTCTCCGAGACCGACGCGGGAGCCGTCGCCGCCTTCGACATCACCGGGCCCGCGCCCCGCCCGCTCGGCGCCCCCGTCCCCGTCGACGGCGCCGGCCCCACCCACCTGGCACTCGCCGCCGGCCACCTGCTCACCGCCAACTACACCTCCGGCAGCGTCACCGCCCTGCCCCTGGCCGAGGACGGCACCGCCCGCCCCGCCACCACCGTCCTGCCTCACGAGGGCAGCGGCCCCGTCGCCGACCGCCAGAGCGGCCCGCACGCCCACCAGGTCCTCCCCGACCCCAGCGGCGACTGGGTCGTCAGCGTGGACCTCGGCACCGACTCCGTACGGATCTGCGCCCTCGACCCCGCGACCGGGCGCCTCACCCTCCACGGCGAGACCGCGCTGCGCCCCGGCACCGGACCGCGCCACCTCGCCTTCCATCCGGCCGGCACGCACGCGTACGTCCTGAACGAGCTGGAGCCCACCCTCACCGTCTGCCGCTGGGACGCCGCCCAGGGCCTGCTCGAACCCCTCGGCGAGACCCCCGTCGTCCCCGAGGGCACCACCGGCCCGAGCTACCCCTCCGAGGTGCTCGTCGCCCCCGACGGCCGCTTCCTCTGGGCCGCCGTGCGCGGCGAAGACACCCTCGCCGTGCTCGCCCTCGGCGCGGACGGCGCCGAGGCCCGTCTCGTCGCCACCGTGCCCTGCGGCGGCACCTGGCCCCGCGACCTCACCCTCGACCCCTCCGGCCGGCGCCTGTACGCGGCGAACGAGCGCTCCGGCGACATCACCTGGTTCACCCTCGACCCGGAGACCGGCATCCCGTCCCGCGCGGGTTCGATCGACGCCCCCGCGGCCTCCTGCGTGGTCCTCGGCTGA
- a CDS encoding FUSC family protein, with the protein MAPDPGLVRLRISLRAVLGVGLAVALAELLGLSLVASITAGLAALLALFTVGDPTVRRQAVTTALLPTVGFPVLALAAVLHDAPLLRDTTWLLVIFAGVYARRWGPRGHALGIFAFMQFFVTQFLHALPAQLPQLYSATGVALGAAGAVRFVLWPIERRVPPPAVPAALPGTGLARATTRQAVQVAVASGAALVIGQFLSEQRWYWAVGTVWWIFVNTASRGETLVRGFRRVLGTVTGIAAGFLVAIPLGGAPVVTALLVAVCVFGIFYTAAVSYSWMILAVTVMASLLYGLLGVLDGALLLLRVSETVVGAVCAGLAVTLVLPVRTHTTNDAWIQRALLCVRSATSASVKRLAGDAAADPTPHAAELEALLGRVRLSLAPLVHPLTPFRGRKQRARQVLVLLDEAAGEVRGLVAVAADPDAGHDARLAAACWRVEAAVEALTSREGAAAVEPDAHHRAEGEAPTGAPALAHARGLARVLTELDAPLRTSPGAWVVRS; encoded by the coding sequence ATGGCCCCGGATCCGGGGCTCGTCCGGCTCAGGATCTCGCTCCGTGCCGTCCTCGGCGTCGGCCTCGCGGTCGCCCTGGCCGAGCTGCTCGGTCTGTCCCTCGTCGCCTCCATCACCGCCGGCCTCGCCGCGCTGCTCGCCCTCTTCACGGTCGGCGACCCCACGGTGCGCCGTCAGGCCGTCACCACCGCCCTGCTGCCGACGGTCGGCTTCCCCGTCCTCGCCCTCGCGGCCGTCCTGCACGACGCGCCGCTCCTGCGCGACACGACCTGGCTGCTCGTGATCTTCGCGGGCGTGTACGCGCGCCGCTGGGGACCGCGCGGACACGCGCTCGGCATCTTCGCCTTCATGCAGTTCTTCGTGACCCAGTTCCTGCACGCCCTGCCCGCCCAGCTCCCCCAGCTGTACTCGGCCACCGGCGTCGCCCTCGGTGCGGCCGGGGCCGTGCGCTTCGTGCTGTGGCCCATCGAGCGCCGGGTCCCGCCCCCGGCGGTGCCCGCCGCCCTGCCCGGGACGGGACTCGCCCGGGCCACCACCCGCCAGGCCGTCCAGGTCGCCGTCGCCTCCGGGGCGGCCCTCGTCATCGGACAGTTCCTCTCGGAGCAGCGCTGGTACTGGGCCGTCGGCACCGTCTGGTGGATCTTCGTCAACACGGCCTCGCGGGGCGAGACGCTCGTACGGGGCTTCCGCCGCGTCCTCGGCACCGTCACCGGCATCGCCGCCGGATTCCTCGTCGCCATCCCGCTGGGCGGTGCGCCCGTCGTCACCGCGCTGCTCGTCGCCGTGTGCGTGTTCGGGATCTTCTACACCGCCGCCGTGTCGTACAGCTGGATGATCCTGGCGGTCACCGTGATGGCCAGCCTGCTGTACGGACTCCTCGGCGTGCTGGACGGCGCGCTGCTCCTCCTGCGCGTGTCCGAGACCGTCGTCGGGGCGGTGTGCGCCGGTCTGGCCGTGACGCTGGTCCTCCCCGTCCGGACGCACACGACGAACGACGCGTGGATCCAGCGGGCGCTCCTCTGTGTCCGGTCCGCCACCTCGGCGTCCGTGAAGCGTCTCGCCGGCGACGCCGCCGCCGACCCGACGCCCCACGCCGCCGAGCTGGAGGCGCTCCTCGGGCGCGTCCGGCTCTCGCTGGCTCCGCTGGTGCATCCCCTGACCCCTTTCCGGGGGAGGAAGCAGCGGGCCCGCCAGGTCCTCGTGCTCCTCGACGAGGCGGCCGGAGAGGTGCGGGGACTGGTCGCCGTGGCCGCCGACCCGGACGCCGGCCACGACGCCCGCCTGGCCGCCGCCTGCTGGCGCGTCGAGGCCGCGGTGGAAGCCCTCACCTCTCGCGAAGGGGCCGCCGCCGTGGAGCCGGACGCTCACCACCGGGCCGAGGGTGAGGCCCCCACGGGCGCGCCGGCTCTCGCCCACGCACGGGGGCTCGCCCGCGTGCTGACCGAGCTCGACGCTCCGCTGCGGACATCGCCCGGCGCTTGGGTGGTCCGTTCCTGA
- a CDS encoding acyl-CoA dehydrogenase family protein, translated as MSDLPTELVPFTPEQRGIVELTRAFARDEIRPRARAVDEADVETPWDLWHKAAKVGITGFMLPEEYGGGGFTDVFTQCLVQEELCVGDLGIGNLLCSNGFFADPLLELGTEEQKRTWLTPLTGPDTPMTALATTEPGAGSDAASIVTTATRTDGGYLLSGQKAWISNAGEAEQYVVFAKTDPTLRSRGVTAFLLRKDTPGVTFGEPMRKMGQRAIVCREVFFADAFVPEENRLGEEGQGFRGLMRTFDISRVVLGAAATGVARAAYEYARDYARTRQQFGKPIIEHQAVAFRLADMRTRIEQARLMTWRAAKRLDAGLSATTEAAMAKLTASETAAYCTWAAVQTLGGWGYSREYPVEQWMRDAKLEEIEEGTSDIMRLVISRGL; from the coding sequence ATGTCCGACCTCCCCACCGAGCTGGTTCCGTTCACCCCCGAGCAGCGTGGCATCGTCGAACTCACCCGCGCCTTCGCCCGCGACGAGATCCGCCCGCGGGCGCGCGCCGTGGACGAGGCCGACGTCGAGACACCGTGGGACCTGTGGCACAAGGCCGCCAAGGTCGGCATCACCGGGTTCATGCTTCCCGAGGAGTACGGGGGCGGCGGCTTCACCGACGTCTTCACCCAGTGCCTCGTGCAGGAGGAGCTGTGCGTCGGCGACCTCGGCATCGGAAACCTGCTCTGCTCCAACGGCTTCTTCGCCGACCCGCTGCTCGAACTCGGCACCGAGGAGCAGAAGCGGACCTGGCTCACCCCGCTGACCGGCCCCGACACCCCGATGACCGCCCTCGCCACCACCGAACCCGGCGCCGGCTCCGACGCCGCGTCCATCGTGACGACGGCCACCCGCACCGACGGCGGCTACCTGCTGAGCGGCCAGAAGGCCTGGATCTCCAACGCGGGAGAGGCCGAGCAGTACGTCGTCTTCGCCAAGACCGATCCCACGCTGCGTTCCCGGGGCGTGACCGCCTTCCTGCTGCGCAAGGACACCCCCGGCGTCACCTTCGGCGAGCCGATGCGCAAGATGGGCCAGCGCGCCATCGTCTGCCGGGAGGTCTTCTTCGCCGACGCCTTCGTGCCCGAGGAGAACCGCCTCGGGGAGGAGGGGCAGGGCTTCCGGGGCCTCATGCGGACCTTCGACATCTCGCGCGTGGTGCTGGGCGCGGCGGCGACCGGCGTGGCGCGGGCCGCGTACGAGTACGCACGGGACTACGCGCGCACCCGGCAGCAGTTCGGCAAGCCGATCATCGAGCACCAGGCGGTGGCGTTCCGGCTGGCCGACATGCGGACCCGGATCGAGCAGGCCCGCCTGATGACCTGGCGCGCGGCCAAGCGGCTGGACGCCGGCCTGTCCGCGACGACCGAGGCCGCCATGGCCAAGCTGACCGCCTCGGAGACGGCCGCGTACTGCACCTGGGCCGCCGTGCAGACCCTCGGCGGCTGGGGCTACTCGCGCGAGTACCCGGTGGAGCAGTGGATGCGGGACGCCAAGCTGGAGGAGATCGAGGAGGGCACCTCGGACATCATGCGGCTCGTGATCTCGCGGGGCCTGTGA
- a CDS encoding thiamine pyrophosphate-binding protein, producing MTTSPTAGEALTGGEAVVRALAAHGVTDAFGIPGTHNLEIYRHLRAHGIRHVTPRHEQGAGYAADAYARVSGRPGVAITTTGPALLNIAAAVGQAHSDSVPLLVVSPGMPLRHPRQSTGLLHEMRSQTEALRGVAAFSHRVSSVDEIGSAVARAFTLFRTGRPRPVHIEVPLDLLETVEPAGPVRRAPLTGPPAPDPAAVGKAADVLRAARRPALVLGGGARAAAAECAALAEDLGAPVVTTANGKGVLDERHPLSLGVSLHSPAVQKWLADRDVILAVGTELAESDIWGPPPALTGTLIRVDVDPAQMYAGLPADVPLVGDARVLLTALLAECRGGARDVPADHAGVRALRTARDDETRTRDARWLPYLRAVRRVLAEDAVLTSDSAQCCYYGALPHLPLGPEGRYLHPTGFGTLGYALPAAIGAKTACPGRQVVALSGDGGLQFSVQELATAAQLRLPLPVVVFDNGGYGEIREEMAARGDTPLAVDLPAVDLPALARAYGGRGAVVRSPEELADALALALTTPGPTVLTVPEVPEVPEVPDVPEESSR from the coding sequence ATGACGACGTCACCCACGGCGGGCGAGGCCCTCACCGGTGGAGAGGCCGTCGTCCGCGCCCTCGCCGCGCACGGTGTCACCGACGCCTTCGGGATCCCCGGCACGCACAACCTGGAGATCTACCGCCACCTCCGGGCCCACGGCATACGCCATGTGACCCCCCGCCATGAGCAGGGTGCGGGATACGCCGCCGACGCGTACGCCCGGGTCTCCGGCCGGCCCGGTGTGGCGATCACCACCACCGGCCCCGCGCTGCTGAACATCGCCGCCGCCGTCGGCCAGGCCCACTCCGACAGCGTGCCGCTGCTCGTCGTCTCCCCCGGCATGCCGCTGCGGCACCCCCGGCAGTCCACCGGGCTCCTCCACGAGATGCGCAGCCAGACGGAGGCGCTGCGCGGCGTCGCGGCCTTCAGCCACCGGGTGTCGTCGGTGGACGAGATCGGCTCGGCGGTGGCACGGGCCTTCACCCTCTTCCGTACGGGTCGGCCCCGACCGGTGCACATCGAGGTGCCCCTCGACCTGCTGGAGACCGTCGAGCCGGCGGGGCCCGTACGGCGTGCGCCGCTCACCGGACCCCCCGCGCCCGACCCGGCGGCGGTGGGGAAGGCGGCCGACGTGCTGCGCGCCGCCCGACGGCCCGCGCTGGTCCTGGGCGGAGGGGCCCGGGCGGCGGCCGCGGAGTGCGCGGCGCTCGCCGAGGATCTGGGCGCACCCGTCGTGACCACCGCCAACGGCAAGGGCGTCCTCGACGAGCGCCACCCGCTCTCGCTGGGCGTGTCGCTGCACAGTCCGGCCGTGCAGAAGTGGCTGGCGGACCGCGACGTGATCCTCGCCGTCGGCACGGAGCTGGCCGAGTCCGACATCTGGGGTCCGCCGCCGGCGCTGACGGGCACCCTGATCCGGGTCGACGTGGACCCGGCCCAGATGTACGCGGGGCTCCCGGCGGACGTGCCGCTGGTGGGAGACGCGCGTGTCCTGCTCACGGCGCTGCTCGCCGAATGCCGAGGGGGAGCCCGCGACGTCCCCGCGGACCACGCCGGCGTCCGTGCCCTGCGTACCGCCCGGGACGACGAGACGCGTACTCGCGACGCGCGCTGGCTGCCGTACCTCCGAGCCGTGCGCCGCGTCCTCGCCGAGGACGCCGTCCTCACCTCCGACAGCGCCCAGTGCTGCTACTACGGCGCCCTGCCCCATCTGCCCCTCGGCCCCGAGGGCCGCTATCTGCACCCCACCGGTTTCGGCACCCTCGGCTACGCCCTGCCCGCCGCGATCGGCGCGAAGACCGCGTGCCCCGGGCGGCAGGTCGTCGCGCTCAGCGGCGACGGCGGCCTGCAGTTCTCCGTGCAGGAGCTCGCCACCGCCGCTCAGCTCCGGCTCCCGCTCCCCGTCGTGGTCTTCGACAACGGCGGCTACGGCGAGATCCGCGAGGAGATGGCGGCCCGCGGGGACACTCCCCTGGCCGTGGACCTGCCCGCCGTCGACCTCCCCGCGCTCGCCCGCGCCTACGGCGGCCGGGGCGCCGTGGTCCGTTCGCCGGAGGAGCTCGCCGACGCCCTGGCCCTCGCGCTGACCACTCCCGGACCCACCGTCCTCACCGTTCCAGAAGTTCCCGAAGTTCCCGAAGTTCCCGATGTTCCCGAGGAGTCCTCCCGATGA